A part of Rhinolophus ferrumequinum isolate MPI-CBG mRhiFer1 chromosome 11, mRhiFer1_v1.p, whole genome shotgun sequence genomic DNA contains:
- the IFITM5 gene encoding interferon-induced transmembrane protein 5 — protein sequence MDTAYPREDPRAPTPRAAEGVAHTALTLGAPRPPPRDHLIWSVFSTLYLNLCCLGFLALAYSIKARDQKVAGDLEAARRLGSKAKCYNILATMWALVPPLLLLALVVTGALHLSRLARDSAAFFSTKFDDSDYD from the exons ATGGACACCGCGTACCCCCGCGAGGATCCCCGGGCCCCGACGCCCCGCGCGGCCGAAGGCGTCGCCCACACGGCGCTCACGCTGGGGGCGCCGAGACCCCCGCCTCGAGACCACTTGATCTGGTCGGTGTTCAGCACCCTGTACCTGAACCTGTGCTGCCTGGGCTTCCTGGCGCTGGCCTACTCCATCAAG GCCCGAGACCAGAAGGTGGCTGGAGACCTGGAGGCGGCGCGGCGCTTAGGCTCCAAGGCCAAGTGCTACAACATCCTGGCCACCATGTGGGCACTGGTGCCCCCTCTGCTGCTGCTGGCGCTGGTGGTGACCGGTGCCCTCCACCTGTCCCGGCTGGCCAGGGACTCTGCCGCCTTCTTCAGTACCAAGTTTGATGACTCGGACTATGATTGA